A genomic segment from Bufo bufo chromosome 8, aBufBuf1.1, whole genome shotgun sequence encodes:
- the LOC121009239 gene encoding protocadherin-20-like — MRYIQKYFLLLTNILQVLNFPRATTEIIFHIQEEQEEDTLIGNLNSGLMSPTPLQYKLLTHTNYFHLDAQSGNLYTTANKLDRESLCPLDTMDQCTMMLDVFVLSQEHSEFTKVKLFILDINDNPPYFTEPTYIISIPEDTAIGTRFVIDHLAKDADIEYNAELSYQLTCPDNIFTLDQHLDFLSLVVLRPLDRELQSEHRMSLIAYDNGFPQLSGSTTLVVQIVDINDNCPIFLENNVSVNLPRNVSVGDKVVQLQAVDADDSENSVIEYFYSTRVPESIKNVFNLDSSSGLMTLSLPIQEEITQYKLSVLAIGHGCFPAVASVTINLEKIRKKPKIELRFIASQNEGGISIREDVPPGTIIAILDVIDPDAIISHPLHINGSSPFLLRPSDSGSFLLLTFSLLDFESKQQYDITIIGNSTIDESFACTEALKIQIEDVNDNNPKFSNSLEEIFIEENNVPGDKLLTLSASDEDSGSNGEISYYLLDGDPNVISIDSLSGDLKVSISLDREKKSSYTIKVLAMDHGSPSKNDSCVIIIKILDQNDNPPTFASSEFTFFVPEDLPHQGEVGYINVTDIDTGLNGDFSVHLINTTLLFSIGQDKILRSEGSFDYEKELMYELWVEARDKGSPSLTSRAKVLIFILDVNDNAPLIVLPESNFSYVLVPPDTSEGSSVTKVHAVDYDAGLNAVITYSEYGEIGPTANLFKVDTNTGNIILKESTSSHHCGLYQLLVKASDQGYPEALSTIVWVNILLNQSISNRSYVESLIMTSKTSMTQENQVITLGPCPKYQSTTAPFTWSLTAPVALAVVSVSVICCMAGTFLFLCSRRRNSKKKKEKKKNAEVQIPLQLNVDYCAKDWDEVKYCQSPESPSPH, encoded by the exons ATGCGCTATATACAG AAATATTTTCTTCTTCTTACAAATATTCTTCAAGTTCTGAACTTTCCTAGAGCTACCACAGAAATCATATTCCACATCCAGGAGGAACAAGAAGAAGATACTTTGATTGGAAATTTAAACAGTGGTCTCATGTCACCTACACCCCTGCAGTACAAGCTCTTAACCCATACAAACTATTTCCATCTAGACGCCCAAAGTGGGAATTTATATACGACAGCAAATAAGCTTGACAGAGAGTCGTTGTGCCCATTAGATACCATGGACCAATGTACAATGATGCTAGATGTCTTCGTGTTATCTCAAGAACATTCCGAATTTACCAAAGTAAAACTTTTTATCCTGGATATTAATGACAACCCACCTTATTTTACAGAGCCAACCTACATTATCTCCATTCCAGAGGACACAGCCATTGGAACCAGATTTGTCATTGACCACTTGGCCAAGGATGCGGATATAGAGTACAATGCAGAGCTGTCCTACCAACTCACCTGTCCAGATAACATCTTCACTCTAGATCAACATCTGGATTTCTTATCATTAGTGGTTCTCAGACCTCTGGATCGTGAATTACAGAGTGAACATAGGATGAGTTTAATTGCCTATGATAATGGTTTTCCACAATTGTCTGGCAGTACAACACTCGTTGTACAAATTGTGGACATAAATGATAATTGCCCTATCTTCCTTGAAAACAATGTCTCTGTTAATCTTCCCAGGAATGTGTCTGTGGGTGACAAAGTGGTACAACTTCAAGCGGTGGATGCAGATGATAGTGAGAATAGTGTGATTGAGTACTTTTACAGCACTCGAGTTCCAGAATCaatcaaaaatgtttttaatcTAGACAGTTCATCTGGTTTAATGACCCTATCATTGCCTATACAAGAAGAGATAACCCAATATAAGTTGTCAGTTCTAGCCATTGGACATGGCTGCTTTCCAGCAGTGGCTTCAGTCACTATAAATCTAGAAAAAATTAGAAAGAAGCCAAAGATAGAACTTCGTTTCATAGCATCCCAAAACGAAGGGGGCATCTCCATCCGGGAAGATGTCCCGCCAGGAACAATCATTGCCATCTTGGACGTTATAGATCCGGATGCTATTATCAGCCATCCTCTTCACATAAATGGGTCCTCTCCTTTCCTCTTAAGGCCTTCAGATTCTGGGTCATTCCTGCTATTAACGTTCAGTCTGTTGGACTTTGAGTCAAAACAGCAATATGACATTACAATAATTGGAAATTCAACCATTGATGAATCATTTGCTTGTACAGAAGCTCTTAAGATACAGATTGAAGATGTAAATGATAATAACCCTAAATTCTCAAACTCCCTTGAAGAAATCTTCATTGAAGAAAACAATGTTCCCGGTGATAAGTTACTAACGCTTTCTGCTTCTGATGAAGATAGCGGATCCAATGGAGAAATAAGTTACTACCTGCTCGATGGGGATCCCAATGTGATTTCCATTGACAGTTTGAGTGGGGATCTCAAAGTATCCATATCTTTGGACAGAGAAAAGAAATCTTCCTATACCATAAAAGTTTTAGCAATGGACCATGGTTCACCATCGAAGAACGATTCATGTGTAATCATTATCAAGATCCTCGATCAAAATGACAACCCACCAACTTTTGCTTCAAGTGAGTTTACGTTCTTTGTCCCTGAAGATCTTCCTCATCAAGGAGAGGTTGGCTATATAAATGTAACAGATATAGATACTGGGTTGAATGGCGATTTTTCTGTGCACCTTATAAACACCACTTTATTGTTTTCCATTGGTCAAGATAAAATACTAAGGTCTGAGGGTTCCTTTGACTATGAAAAAGAATTAATGTATGAACTTTGGGTGGAAGCAAGAGATAAAGGAAGCCCATCATTGACCTCAAGAGCCAAAGTTCTCATCTTTATACTAGATGTGAATGACAATGCTCCTTTGATAGTGCTACCAGAGTCAAACTTTTCATATGTTTTGGTTCCACCTGATACTTCAGAGGGTTCTTCTGTGACCAAAGTCCATGCAGTTGATTATGATGCAGGCTTGAATGCAGTTATAACGTATTCCGAGTATGGAGAGATTGGTCCTACTGCCAATCTCTTTAAGGTTGATACCAACACGGGTAACATCATATTAAAAGAAAGTACTAGTAGTCATCATTGTGGATTATATCAACTCTTAGTAAAAGCCAGTGACCAAGGCTATCCAGAAGCTCTTTCAACTATTGTATGGGTCAACATTCTTCTTAATCAAAGCATAAGCAACAGGAGCTATGTGGAGTCATTAATAATGACGAGCAAGACGAGTATGACTCAGGAAAACCAGGTGATTACTCTGGGACCATGCCCAAAATACCAATCGACCACGGCTCCTTTCACCTGGTCATTGACAGCACCAGTTGCCCTTGCCGTAGTGTCAGTCTCCGTCATATGCTGCATGGCTGGCACCTTTTTATTTCTATGTTCCAGAAGAAGaaactcaaagaagaagaaagaaaaaaagaaaaatgcagaAGTACAAATTCCTCTGCAGTTAAATGTTGATTATTGCGCAAAAGACTGGGATGAAGTGAAATACTGTCAATCTCCAGAAAGTCCCTCACCCCATTAA